The nucleotide window CCGACGGGGTACGGTGGCGCGATCAGCACGCACGCGCCGTTCGGCACCGAGCTGCTCGCACTGACGCGTGCCGCCGGGCTCGACCCACGTTATGTCCAGCCGGTCGACGCCCCGCCGCTGGTCGCCGTGGTGCATCGGCACGATCCACCCGACTACTTCTTTCTCGGCAACGGTGCGGCCGATCTGGCCTTCGATCCGGCGGCCCTGCCGTCGGGCTGGCAAGACGCCGCACGCACGGCGCACTTCGGCTGCATCAGTCTCGTGCGCGAGCCGCTGGCAGGCACGTTGCTGGCGCTTGCGTCGTCATTGCACACGCGCGGCGTGACGATCAGCTTCGATCCGAATCTTCGCAACCTGATGGGGCCGGACTATCGTGCGACGTTTGCGCGAATGGCCGCGCTCGCCACATGGCTCAAGCTTTCGGTCGAAGACCTGCGAGGACTCTATCCCGGTCGAACCGACGAGGACGCCCTTGCCGACGTCAGGCACATCGCCCCGCAAGTCCGAATATTGCTCACCGACGGCGAGCGCGGCATGCGCCTGTTGCTGCCCGGGGCCGAGGCGATTGCCCAGCCCGCCTACCGCGTGGACGTGGCGGATACCGTCGGCGCGGGCGACGCCGCCATCGGTGCATGGCTCGCGAGCCTGTCCCGCGCACCGGACGCCGCGCTGGCCCACCATCTGCGCCGTGCCGCGGCCGCCGCCGCGCTCGCCTGCACGCGCACGGGCGCGCACGCCCCGGACTGGCATGCGGTCGAAGCACTGATTCACGCGGCTCCCCGGGCGTGATCCGCACGCCGCCCCTGATCATCCATCCAGATTGTGGCTATGATGACACCCAATCATCACCATTTCCGATGGATTTACCATGACGCCTGACCAATTGCTGACCTTTGCGACCGTGGCCGAACTGGGCAACATCAGCCATGCGGCTCAGGCGCTCCATCTCTCTCAACCGGCGGTGTCGGGCCAGTTGCGACTGTTGCAGGAGTCGTTCGGCGAGCCGCTTTACCGGCGTGACGGTCGGGGAATCCGGCTCACCGCCGTGGGGGAGCAGGTCGCGGTATACGCCAACAAATTGCGGCAGGACTACCGCCAGGCGCTCACGCTGCGCGACAGTCTGCGCGGCATGGAAACCGGCGCGCTGCGCATCGGCGCGAGCACCACGCCCGCGAGCTACCTGCTGCCGTATGTCATTGCGGCGTTTCACCAGCGCTATCCGGCCGTCGCGCTCCACATCGTCGACGGCAACACGAGCGAGATCGTGGCGCAACTCGACCGGCTGGACGTGGCGTTCATCGAGGGTGCGGTGCCGCCGGGCCTGTC belongs to Pandoraea pnomenusa and includes:
- a CDS encoding carbohydrate kinase family protein, yielding MPSAALPALLVFGEALTDLIRQPHGDARHWVSRAGGACWNVARVCAAMGVPTGYGGAISTHAPFGTELLALTRAAGLDPRYVQPVDAPPLVAVVHRHDPPDYFFLGNGAADLAFDPAALPSGWQDAARTAHFGCISLVREPLAGTLLALASSLHTRGVTISFDPNLRNLMGPDYRATFARMAALATWLKLSVEDLRGLYPGRTDEDALADVRHIAPQVRILLTDGERGMRLLLPGAEAIAQPAYRVDVADTVGAGDAAIGAWLASLSRAPDAALAHHLRRAAAAAALACTRTGAHAPDWHAVEALIHAAPRA
- a CDS encoding LysR family transcriptional regulator, which codes for MTPDQLLTFATVAELGNISHAAQALHLSQPAVSGQLRLLQESFGEPLYRRDGRGIRLTAVGEQVAVYANKLRQDYRQALTLRDSLRGMETGALRIGASTTPASYLLPYVIAAFHQRYPAVALHIVDGNTSEIVAQLDRLDVAFIEGAVPPGLSPEIAVRPWRDDEIVAIARADHPLARHPEGASLQSIAEYPLILREPGSGVRALVARAFSVAALTPRVALELAGVESIKEAVRAGMGVGFVSAMSMRHEDAALAAVRIDPPHGLKRLLTALVPHADALSRPTERFLAQCFAGDDTDPAALR